The Pan troglodytes isolate AG18354 chromosome 19, NHGRI_mPanTro3-v2.0_pri, whole genome shotgun sequence region agttgcccaggctggagtgcaatggcacaatcttggctcactgcaacctctgcctcccaggttcaagcgattctcctgccttagcctcccgagtagctgggattacaggcatctgccaccacacctggctaatttttgtatttttagtagagatgggatttcaccatgttggccaggctggtcttaagctcctgacctcaggtgatccactcacctcggcctcccaaagtgctgggattacaggcgtgagccaccgtgcccggcctcacagACCGTTTTTAAGCTGGCTCAAGGATCCGTGCTCTGATGCATTCTCCAGTCCCAGGCGACGTCAACATGGAAGATGTGGGCAAGAGGCAAACAGTCATGAAGGGCTTGGGCCATGTGGAGGATGAGCAGGAGGTGGGGTCCCTGAGAGCGGGCCCAGGGTTCAGCCctgcctctgcagctgctggagcACCAGTGAAGAGAGGGCAGGTGCCAGCAGGCATGGTGCAACTGTGGGGGACATGGGCGGGGCAGGGGGTACCTGGGTGGAGCTGGTTGGGGACCATTGCTCTTGGTCCAGATAAGGCATGACAAGGCCTGGGCCAAGACCCCTGAAATGGGGCATGGAGAGTCTGTGACAGCTCTGAGATATgtggaggggaaggggaatgGAACCTGGTGACTTGTGGACCTGCGGAATGGGGGACAGGAGTTGAGGTGACTCCAGGTATCTCCCGACATGAGCACGTGTATCTGCAAATGAGGCGGAGGTCAGGAAGCACAGGGAGCTTGCTCTTGCCCCGGGGGCCTAGGATGCCCTGGGCTGTCATCATTCCACACTCACCCCTGACCTGCTCCGGCTCGCTCAGGGAGGCTGCCTTACAGGGAGGTATCAGTGGCTCCCTCATCCTCTGCCTCTGTGGAGCCCACAGTGGGAGGCACCTGCAGAacatgggggtgggggacagtgcAGTTGGAGGCATGGGTGTTCCTTCCTCTATCTGCCTCCCTCACAGAGTTGTGATCAAGCGAGTTGTAGAGAAACGCCACTCTCTGAGACGAATTCAGGCTAGTGCTCAAAATTCTCTCCGCCCcaaagaaggggctagattttcttttatactttgttttagAAAGGGGCAGTGGGGGGagtctagttaaaacaattttacagaagcAAATCagacaaaaaagttaaaaggataaatggttacaggaaagcaaacagttccaggtgcaggggctttaaatGTATTACAAGGTGATAGACGCGAGGCTTTGAGTGTTATCAACCGGATACAAACACAGGGACTCTGGGTGCTATCAACCGGGCGAATTCCTAGGAACTGCGGATATAActtgccacagtatcttatcagttaattgcatccTTGGATGTGCTGGCAGTctgcttgcacaagttaagtccttgaggaagggggtgGGTAAGGGGCTGTAAGTGAAggagccaagatggagtctgtctggctctctcagctaagggagagtcaattcaggTTAAAACAAGGTTGGGTATCACAATAGCCCTCTCCATGCCTCTCTGTCCAGGGCTGGGATTGGTTGGCATACTCTGCATGCCTTTCCCCAGCCCTCCAGCTGTCCTAGAGTTGGGCTGGGATAACCCTCCAGCCGCCCTGTGAGTTGCACTGGGATCAGTCAGGTGTACTCTGCATGCCTCACCCCAGCCCCCGAGCCGTCCCGTGGGTTGGGGTTGCTTGCGTCACTGGCTTTCTGTTCTCAACTGACTTAGCTGGGACGTCAACAACTCCCTATGTCAGAGGCAAGTCTCCGCCTGCATCTGCCAGAGCTCCACACAGCTGCAGACACCTGTGGCTTCATCTGAGTCCTCATCTCGGCCTCTGGGAACCACTCCTTCCTACCCTTTGCCTGGAGACAGTGGAAGCCGAGGGACATTTCTCTGAATGGCATTCACTTGGCTCCAGAAATGAGAACTGGAATGAGGAAGAGGAACCAGTCTCCCTCCAGGTGGCTGAAGCTAGGCACGTGGAACCTGGGAGCAGCGGGCAGCCACACTGGTGCCCTTCAGACAGCAGGAGGGGGCTCTTGTCCGAAGCTCTGAGTTCAAAACAGAGGGGACATGGGGGAACAGCAGGAGGTAGGATCAGGCCCCCCAACTCCTGCCGAGAGCTCACACCTGTCttcagcccctcctgcattcctgCCAGTGGTAGCCATTTGCCCTTTTGGTTGCCTGGTGTCCAAATACCCTTTCTACGTTGGAGGTAGGCTCCTGGGGGTCCCTGCTCCCTTTCCCAGGCTCTGAAAACTGACTCCTGGGAATGTGACCAAAATGATTACATTAAATGCTTCCACCTGAATGTTTAATCGTGAAGATGAGATGCCAAGTTCAAGAGTAATTTaggggcaggtgtggtggcttgcgcctgtaaccccagcattttgggaggccgaggcaggtggatcacttgagaccaggagtttgagacaagcctggccaacatggtgaaaccccgtctctactaaaaatataaaaattagtcgggccatggtggcgcatgcctgtaatcccagctactcgggaggctgaggcacgagaatcgcttgagtccaggaggtggaggttgtggtgggccgagatagtgcccctgcactccagcctggatgacagtgagactccacctcaaaaaaaaaaaaaaaaaaaaattgagtgcacaggattccaatttctccacatcttca contains the following coding sequences:
- the LOC101057283 gene encoding uncharacterized protein LOC101057283, encoding MREPLIPPCKAASLSEPEQVRGECGMMTAQGILGPRGKSKLPVLPDLRLICRYTCSCREIPGVTSTPVPHSAGPQVTRFHSPSPPHISELSQTLHAPFQGSWPRPCHALSGPRAMVPNQLHPGTPCPAHVPHSCTMPAGTCPLFTGAPAAAEAGLNPGPALRDPTSCSSSTWPKPFMTVCLLPTSSMLTSPGTGECIRARILEPA